TCTACAGCAACCGCCGTAGTATGGGTAATTTTCTGATTGCAGCCTGCCGCTAAAACCGGCAGGGCAAGCAAAAGAAATTTTGTAGGGTATCTTAACATAAATTGATTTGCTTAAGGCTGATTATTTTAATCCAAATGCGCCGATATTGACAGATGGTGCTGGTGAAGGATAAAGGATTCCGTTAACGGTTAATCCATCCGGGAAATTACGGACAAAGGCTACTGTTCCTTTATTCAATGCTGCTGAACCTGGCATTAAATGGAAGTCCCAGCTTTCATTTAATGTTGGGTTATCCGTAGCAGTATTGAGTGGGTAATTCACAAATTTCGGATCGTTCTCCCCTGCCACTTTACCAATCACATCATTTGTTCCGCCAACAATATCAGTCTTTGGCTGAAACTGATCAACTGTAGCCTGGCTGTATCCATAATATAAAGAATTTTTGAAAATTGAACGTTTATCTTCCGGAAGTTTCAGATCTCTTTTAATTCCGAAACGGGTATTAGCGAATAAATTATTATAAAGTTCTGCAAATACCGTAGATTCTAACCATACAGATCCACCTTTTGCAGTTGGTCTTCTCCAGCCGGTGTTCAACATCGTATTGTTATAAGCCACTACGTGTGCCTGCGGGGTACGATCACCAACATTGGAAAGTTTAAGTGCATTGGTATTGGTTGCGTAAAACAGGTTATAACTGATATCGGCCAAACATCCAGATTTGATATTAATTCCCTCACCACCTACTAAACCAGTGCTATAGAACCTGTTATTTGAAAAGATAATCTTTCCACCTTCTATATAAGTACAATCATCTCTGAAATACCTGAAAGTACTGTTAGTCACGACCAGTTTACCTTTTACATTTGAAAACCATAATGCCGGTGTATTTTCACCACTTTTAGCTTTGTATAAGCCCATTTTCACAGACGTTGAAGCTTCTGTAGTTGCACCGCCACCATATTCAATTGTCGTGTTATCCAGTAATAATTCTGTACAACTTGGTGCAGCAAGGATACCGCCCCAAAGCTTACCAAATTTATTCGCAGCAGTTCTATAATTCTCTTCTACTGTGATTTTAACCGGATTTGCAGCACTTCCCATGGAGTATAAATTCCCCAGAACGATAAATTCTGGTTTGGCGACCGTATCCATGATCACCGTTACACCCTCTTCGATAGTTAAAGTTTTAGTTGCAGGAACAATAATGTCTCCAGTTACCCGGACTACACTTCCTTTAGTCCATATCCCAAATACTTCACCCGAAACACCATTTCCATTTTGTGCAATCGGTGTCGTATCTACATCTATATTCGCTTTTTTACAGCTCGTAAATAGTGCAGCCATTAAGGCTGCTACTATGAATAATCTATTTAGTTTCATATACTTTTATATAATTCGTTTATAACTTATAGCGTAAGCCTATCAGGTAAGTTTGTTCGTAAAAATCTTTTCGGATCAGGGTTTCATTGCCTCCTTCTTTTTGTTTTGGCAAGTCTGCATTTAAACTGTTTTTAC
The sequence above is drawn from the Pedobacter cryoconitis genome and encodes:
- a CDS encoding right-handed parallel beta-helix repeat-containing protein → MKLNRLFIVAALMAALFTSCKKANIDVDTTPIAQNGNGVSGEVFGIWTKGSVVRVTGDIIVPATKTLTIEEGVTVIMDTVAKPEFIVLGNLYSMGSAANPVKITVEENYRTAANKFGKLWGGILAAPSCTELLLDNTTIEYGGGATTEASTSVKMGLYKAKSGENTPALWFSNVKGKLVVTNSTFRYFRDDCTYIEGGKIIFSNNRFYSTGLVGGEGINIKSGCLADISYNLFYATNTNALKLSNVGDRTPQAHVVAYNNTMLNTGWRRPTAKGGSVWLESTVFAELYNNLFANTRFGIKRDLKLPEDKRSIFKNSLYYGYSQATVDQFQPKTDIVGGTNDVIGKVAGENDPKFVNYPLNTATDNPTLNESWDFHLMPGSAALNKGTVAFVRNFPDGLTVNGILYPSPAPSVNIGAFGLK